In Ptiloglossa arizonensis isolate GNS036 chromosome 6, iyPtiAriz1_principal, whole genome shotgun sequence, a single window of DNA contains:
- the LOC143148418 gene encoding uncharacterized protein LOC143148418: MARQRTMLSQTALSETRELHGSFHERSASVFFFFFHPYSEDRYRTDASGELLLFNTRKMARVNARRTAFSTGVTATLINAQSTLGFDTVSCVSSFKANLESDPVPAPYEHAATRPPTFTGCDSQAELNTVESGQRETEYFSDDTLARYFLSVKFGGDPVYNFRHGRHVEHDRCTASRGVSNNIASNNERRLATKRLNRLTIDYDIDRQRFVQVAGLARMPSTCLGGLLSSCEVIKATFASLWFLAFFTSRNPRFATNNPTPGFPFLRNSCPSPKFLSQSDVKPNA, from the exons ATGGCTCGCCAAAGGACGATGTTATCGCAGACGGCTCTATCGGAGACTAGAGAACTCCACGGCTCTTTTCACGAGCGGTCCGcgtcggtttttttctttttttttcacccgtACTCGGAAGACAGATATCGTACCGACGCGAGTGGGGAATTATTACTATTTAATACGCGAAAGATGGCGCGGGTAAATGCTCGCAGGACAG CCTTCTCCACGGGCGTCACGGCGACGCTGATTAATGCGCAATCGACGCTCGGCTTTGATACTGTTTCATGTGTCTCGAGTTTCAAAGCAAATCTTGAATCAGATCCGGTACCGGCGCCTTACGAACATGCCGCGACGCGCCCCCCTACTTTCACCGGTTGCGATTCACAG GCAGAATTGAATACCGTGGAATCGGGTCAACGTGAAACCGAATATTTCAGCGACGACACACTCGCCCGTTATTTTCTAAGTGTAAAATTTGGCGGTGATCCGGTATACAACTTTCGGCACGGTAGACACGTCGAGCACGATCGCTGTACCGCTAGTCGTGGAGTGTCCAACAACATCGCGAGCAACAACGAAAGAAGACTTGCGACCAAACGGCTGAATCGACTGACCATCGATTACGACATCGATCGTCAACGATTCGTACAAG TGGCTGGATTAGCGCGAATGCCGAGCACGTGTCTTGGAGGCCTGTTAAGCAGCTGCGAGGTcattaaggcgactttcgcctCTTTATGGTTTTTAGCTTTTTTCACATCCCGGAACCCTCGGTTTGCAACTAACAATCCCACTCCAGGCTTCCCTTTCCTGCGAAACAGTTGTCCATCTCCCAAATTCCTCAGCCAATCGGATGTCAAACCGAACGCGTAA